The Sulfurimonas sp. genome includes the window ATGCCATAAACAAATTTTTGAATAAGTATAATCCAAGAGCCATTTTTTTTCATCATAACATGGGCAAGGGCTAGTTTTCTTCTATGTTTTCGTAAGCCTTCCATCAGCATAGTTTTTTGATACCGTGCCATATAAAATAGTAAAACATCTCCTAAAGCATTTGCTATAAAAGCTATTGCTATTGCTGTACTGATGTCCATTTTTCCCATATACGAAAGAACACCAGCACCAATCAGTGCTATAAATCCTCCGCCAAGGGAATAGATAAAAAGTCCTATGTAACCATATGTTTCTAAGTTGCTAAAAGTATCTTCCATATATGTATTATTCCTCTAAAGTTTTTTTATTTTTACTATTTCATCACGAAGTCTGGCAGCTTCTTCAAAGTTTAATTCTTTTGCTGCTTTTTTCATTTTAAGTTGTAACTCTTTTGTGATTGCTTTTCTTTCTGAAGCTGGCATTTTATCCATTTTTTTGTGTTTTTGGTAAATATCACCATAATCTTCAACTTTTAGATTTGTATCTAGTTTACGAATAGTTGTTGTTGGAGTAATGCCATGCTTTAAATTGTGTGCTTCTTGAATTTTTCTTCTTGAACTTGTTGTATCTATTGCTTTTTGCATTGATTTTGTGATTTTATTGGCATATAAAATAACTCTACCATTGGAGTTTCTTGCGCCACGACCTATAGTCTGAATAAGAGCTGTCTCACTTCTTAAAAAACCTTCTTTATCAGCATCTAAAATAGCGACTAAACTAACCTCCGGCAAATCTAAACCTTCACGAAGTAAGTTAATCCCGATAAGAACATCAAACTCTCCAAGTCTTAAAGATCTTATGATTTGATTTCGCTCAATTGTATCAATATCAGAATGCATATATTGTGCTTTTATACCTAAGTCAGCAAGATATTTTGTGAGTGCTTCAGCCATTTTTTTTGTAAGAACAGTTATAAGTATTCTTTCATTTTTAGCAGCTATTCCTATAATTTCATCATGTATATCTTCTACTTGATTATCTGATGTCCTTATCTCTAGTATTGGGTCAAGAAGCCCAGTAGGACGGATTATTTGATGAGCTGTCACACTTGACATTTCTAACTCATATTCAGATGGTGTGGCTGAAACAAAGAGATAGTGAGGTGATTTGTTGATATATTCTTCAGCCATTAATGGTCGATTGTCTAGAGCAGAAGGAAGTCTAAAACCATAATCAACTAAAACTTCTTTTCTTGCTCTATCACCTGCATACATTCCTCGATATTGAGGAAGAGAAACATGTGACTCATCAACTATAACTAGATAGTCTTGATTTCTTTGTGAAAAATAATCAAGTAGTGTAAAAGGAGCATCGCCAGCTTTTTTATTTGTCAAAAGTCTTGAATAGTTTTCAACTCCCTTACACATCCCAGTAGTTTGTAGCATCTCTAAGTCAAATTCAACTCTCTGTTTTAGTCTTTGATGTTCTAAAAGTTTTCCCTCTTTTGTAAAATATGCAAGTCTCTCATCAAGTTCTTCTTCTATGCGTTTAATAGCAACTGCCATTTTTTCTTGTGATACGCTAAATTGAGAACAAGCATAAATAGTAAACTTTTTGTGTTCTTCTAGTCTTTTGTTGTCAATAGTATCAAAGGTATAAATAGCTTCTATCTCATCTCCAAAAAACTCTATGCGAATAGCTTCTTGTTCAAAGTAAGGAGGATAAATATCTAGACTTTCACCATTTACTCGTAAATGTCCACTGTCAAAATAACTGTCATTTCTAGCATAACCCATCTCAACTAAACGGAGCAGGAGTTTTTTTTGATTTATTTCATCGCCAACTTCTAAAGCTTGAACCATATTTAAATATTCTTCTGGATCACCAAGACCATAGTTAGCAGATACAGATGCTATGACAATTACATCATCATAAGAGAGTAGATTTGCAGTAGAAGAGAGTCTCATACGCTCTAGTTCATCATTTATTGCACTATCTTTTTCTATAAATAAATCTTGACGAGGTATGTAAGCTTCAGGCTGATAATAATCATAGTAAGAGACAAAGTACTCAACATGAGCCTCAGGAAAGAAACCACGAAACTCAGAGTACAACTGAGCCGCAAGAGTTTTGTTGTGAGTCATAATGATAGTAGGCATCTTAACATTTTCTATAACCTTCGCCATAGTGTATGTTTTACCACTACCTGTAACACCTTCTAGTGTTTGGTAACGATTACCTTTTAGTATTGATTCACTTAGCTCTTTGATAGCCTGAGGCTGATCACCGGCTGGTTTATAAGGAGTGTGTGCTTTAAAGTTTATCTCTTTTTTCATTGATGAAATTATAGCCGATTAGTATGAATACGAGATGTTTTGAAGTCTAGTGCTATCTGTTCTTAAAAATAAAAATTCTTTGGCTTATGAAAATAACTTTTTCATGGCTGTAAAAAATAGTTTAAACAAACCGCTATTTCCAACTAAATCATTTACAAAATTATCATAAGTAGTATTATTTTCTTCTAAAAATTCGCGCAGAAATTTTTCACTAGCTTCCATGCCTCCATCTTGTTCTAGCTCTAGAAGTTTTGCATAAATAGGAATCATAGTATCTATAGCTTTTTGAGGGGCAGCTTTTCTAAAAGCAGTGTGTGAGATTATCTCGTTTGTAATTGGGTCTACTTTTGGCTCAAAATCTGTCACAACCCAGTAGTAACTTCCATCTTTGGCTAAGTTCTTAACAACTGCCATGAAATTTTTAGCCTGTTTAATCCTGTCCCACATTAGTTTAAAGGCAATTTTTGGCATGTCAGGATGTCTTACAATTGAATGAGGTCTGCCTAATAGTTCAGTTTCTGAGTAACCAGAAATTTCGACAAAATAGTCATTACCGTACTCTATAATCCCTTTTGGATCTGTTTTAGAGACTATATATCTTTTTGAACTTAGTTTTATTTCATTATTATTTGGCTCAGGGTGTTGCACTTAAATCTCCTTATAAATTTATTAAAACAATTATATACTCTTTTTATTAAGTTTATGTCATAATGTGACAAATTTGATTTAAAGTATTAAAAAATGGATAAAATAAAAACATTAGAATCAATACAAAATGCAAGAAAATCGCATGAAGCTCAAATGAGTAAAATTAAAGCAGCAATAGACGGGGAGAAAGTAGATAATCCTACTGCAGTTGTGAAGACTAAATGTGCTTTTGGTATGTGGCTATATGATGATGAAAATCATTTGCGATATATTGTAGGCTCATTATTCTATGATAATATGGAAAAATTACATGCCAAATGGCATGATGAGTATTTTAGATTATTTAATATTTTTTTTAAGGAAGAAAAAAAAAGTTTTTTCTCAAATATAGTTGGCTCTTCGACTATTAGCGAGATGGAGTTAGATAAGGCGAAGTTTTACTACTCAGAACTTGAAGAAACAACACAAAAACTTTTAAAAGTCTTAGGCTCTTCTGAACGAAGAATCAGTGCTTTACAAGAGTCTAAATTTCATTAAAATTAGATATTACAAGACCTCTGGAGATAAAAAAATGAAATACTTACAAGAGTATCCAAAATCTTTAGAAGGCTCAAAGTCACTGTTAGCGAAATACCTAAGTAAAGAAGTCTTCGAAGAGTTAAAAGATAAAGTGACATCTAATGGTTTTACATTGACTCAAGTAATCAACTCAGGTGTACAAAACCCTGATAGTGGGATTGGTGCTTATGTTGGAGATGAAGAGTCTTATGAAGTTTTTGCTTCACTGTTTGACCCTATTATAGAAGAATATCATGGATTTAAAAAAGAAGATAAAC containing:
- a CDS encoding DedA family protein; this translates as MEDTFSNLETYGYIGLFIYSLGGGFIALIGAGVLSYMGKMDISTAIAIAFIANALGDVLLFYMARYQKTMLMEGLRKHRRKLALAHVMMKKNGSWIILIQKFVYGIKTLIPIAIGLTKYDFKKFAILNVASSAVWALVFGLGSYYSGSLLVKFAETISDKPWIAPIILVVFGGALWLYMEKATKKKK
- the uvrB gene encoding excinuclease ABC subunit UvrB: MKKEINFKAHTPYKPAGDQPQAIKELSESILKGNRYQTLEGVTGSGKTYTMAKVIENVKMPTIIMTHNKTLAAQLYSEFRGFFPEAHVEYFVSYYDYYQPEAYIPRQDLFIEKDSAINDELERMRLSSTANLLSYDDVIVIASVSANYGLGDPEEYLNMVQALEVGDEINQKKLLLRLVEMGYARNDSYFDSGHLRVNGESLDIYPPYFEQEAIRIEFFGDEIEAIYTFDTIDNKRLEEHKKFTIYACSQFSVSQEKMAVAIKRIEEELDERLAYFTKEGKLLEHQRLKQRVEFDLEMLQTTGMCKGVENYSRLLTNKKAGDAPFTLLDYFSQRNQDYLVIVDESHVSLPQYRGMYAGDRARKEVLVDYGFRLPSALDNRPLMAEEYINKSPHYLFVSATPSEYELEMSSVTAHQIIRPTGLLDPILEIRTSDNQVEDIHDEIIGIAAKNERILITVLTKKMAEALTKYLADLGIKAQYMHSDIDTIERNQIIRSLRLGEFDVLIGINLLREGLDLPEVSLVAILDADKEGFLRSETALIQTIGRGARNSNGRVILYANKITKSMQKAIDTTSSRRKIQEAHNLKHGITPTTTIRKLDTNLKVEDYGDIYQKHKKMDKMPASERKAITKELQLKMKKAAKELNFEEAARLRDEIVKIKKL
- a CDS encoding PAS domain-containing protein — encoded protein: MQHPEPNNNEIKLSSKRYIVSKTDPKGIIEYGNDYFVEISGYSETELLGRPHSIVRHPDMPKIAFKLMWDRIKQAKNFMAVVKNLAKDGSYYWVVTDFEPKVDPITNEIISHTAFRKAAPQKAIDTMIPIYAKLLELEQDGGMEASEKFLREFLEENNTTYDNFVNDLVGNSGLFKLFFTAMKKLFS
- a CDS encoding CZB domain-containing protein is translated as MDKIKTLESIQNARKSHEAQMSKIKAAIDGEKVDNPTAVVKTKCAFGMWLYDDENHLRYIVGSLFYDNMEKLHAKWHDEYFRLFNIFFKEEKKSFFSNIVGSSTISEMELDKAKFYYSELEETTQKLLKVLGSSERRISALQESKFH